A portion of the Oxynema aestuarii AP17 genome contains these proteins:
- the thyX gene encoding FAD-dependent thymidylate synthase produces MDKFRVEVITKTPQPQQTIYAAMHQDYSENFVVDDRGKWPEETKAGETVVKRLLAGERGHYGPLEHVSIVFNCGFFPHSVMQQVRTHRLLSFDVQSNRYTGSRIVQAAAGERDLEDVFYLRPVGFYHDRQGKRYEYSQQQRDRDLAWCLEAAKRYAQLIEEGAAEEHARGIIPFDVRQHWVMSLNARSLMHLLDLRFKLDAQLECQKLCEKIWPHFQEWMPEIALWYEKTRLKKARLSP; encoded by the coding sequence ATGGATAAATTTAGAGTCGAAGTCATTACGAAAACACCTCAACCGCAGCAAACCATTTACGCTGCCATGCATCAGGACTACAGCGAAAACTTTGTGGTGGACGATCGCGGGAAATGGCCCGAGGAGACGAAAGCTGGGGAAACGGTGGTCAAGCGTTTGTTGGCGGGGGAACGCGGACATTACGGACCTTTAGAACATGTATCGATCGTGTTCAATTGTGGCTTTTTCCCACACAGTGTCATGCAGCAAGTTCGGACGCATCGGCTTCTTAGTTTCGATGTCCAGTCCAATCGTTATACGGGGTCGAGAATCGTACAGGCGGCGGCAGGAGAACGGGATCTCGAAGATGTTTTTTATCTGCGTCCGGTGGGCTTTTATCACGATCGCCAGGGCAAGCGTTACGAGTATAGCCAACAACAGCGCGATCGGGATTTAGCCTGGTGTTTGGAGGCGGCGAAACGGTACGCCCAACTCATCGAAGAAGGGGCGGCGGAGGAACACGCCCGGGGGATTATTCCCTTTGACGTTCGCCAGCATTGGGTGATGTCTTTAAATGCGCGATCGCTGATGCATTTATTAGATTTACGCTTTAAGTTAGACGCTCAATTAGAATGTCAAAAACTGTGTGAGAAGATTTGGCCACATTTTCAAGAATGGATGCCAGAAATTGCGCTGTGGTACGAGAAAACGCGCTTGAAAAAAGCGCGGTTGTCGCCGTAG
- a CDS encoding deoxycytidylate deaminase, producing the protein MNESHNPDEGVIRPSWDEYFLMLAKLAATRSTCLAFPVGATIVKHKQVLATGYNGPPAGSPHCTEQGYCYPGVVSCSESDLPSRAVHAEANAIAQAAKHGIATDGASIYVTLEPCLSCLKLIISAGIREVFYETPFKSKQNKCVRDSFVEEGLVTLKQIQLSEAIARQASHFLLNPTSIARQTSKK; encoded by the coding sequence GTGAATGAGAGCCATAACCCCGACGAGGGGGTAATCCGACCGAGTTGGGATGAATATTTTCTAATGTTAGCCAAATTGGCGGCGACGCGATCGACCTGTTTGGCGTTTCCGGTGGGGGCGACGATCGTTAAACATAAACAAGTGTTGGCGACGGGATATAACGGACCGCCTGCGGGGTCGCCCCACTGCACGGAACAAGGATATTGCTATCCGGGGGTCGTCAGTTGTAGCGAGAGTGACTTACCCTCGCGGGCGGTTCATGCGGAAGCCAATGCGATCGCCCAAGCGGCGAAACACGGGATCGCCACGGACGGGGCCTCGATTTACGTCACCTTAGAACCGTGTTTGTCCTGTTTGAAACTGATTATTTCGGCGGGAATTCGGGAAGTTTTTTACGAAACGCCGTTTAAAAGCAAACAGAATAAATGCGTGCGCGATTCCTTCGTCGAGGAAGGTCTCGTGACCTTAAAACAAATTCAATTATCCGAGGCGATCGCCCGACAAGCATCCCATTTTCTCCTAAATCCGACCTCGATCGCCCGCCAAACTTCTAAAAAATAA
- a CDS encoding agmatine deiminase family protein, whose product MRLTTLSPDVTQAGVPAEWEPHEACWLAFPSHEELWEDRLDAVRQEFVELCRAIADLDPKTGKRRGERLEILVLDEAGKAEARSLLGDLFPRFHIIPFGDIWLRDIGAIFQVQPDKTLAAIRFNFNGWGEKYILSGDLEVAGKMSGILDVPQIYFPYTLEGGAVEIDGEGTALTTRECLLNPNRNPQATEAELEKVLRSAFGVRKVLWLNRGLLNDHTDGHIDTIARFVAPGTVLCMEPQTSDDPNAEVLAEIAKDLSQMTDACGRQLDIKLIPSPGKICDRDGQIMPASYLNFYIANTTVVVPTYGSKYDAQAVEAIGQFFPNRRTVGCPAKNILLGGGAFHCITQQQPIIKA is encoded by the coding sequence ATGCGCTTGACTACCTTGAGTCCCGACGTCACCCAAGCGGGAGTTCCCGCCGAGTGGGAACCTCACGAAGCCTGTTGGTTGGCGTTTCCGAGTCACGAGGAACTGTGGGAAGACCGCTTAGACGCGGTTCGCCAAGAGTTTGTAGAATTATGTCGGGCGATCGCCGATCTCGATCCGAAAACGGGAAAGCGGCGGGGAGAACGGCTAGAAATCCTCGTTTTGGATGAAGCAGGAAAGGCGGAAGCGCGATCGTTACTCGGCGATCTTTTTCCCCGATTTCATATTATCCCCTTTGGCGATATTTGGTTGCGCGATATCGGCGCAATTTTCCAAGTTCAACCGGATAAAACTTTAGCCGCCATTCGCTTTAATTTTAACGGTTGGGGTGAAAAATATATCTTGAGTGGCGATCTCGAAGTGGCCGGAAAAATGAGCGGCATTTTAGACGTTCCTCAAATCTATTTTCCCTACACCCTTGAAGGGGGCGCCGTCGAAATTGACGGCGAAGGAACTGCCTTAACCACCCGAGAATGTCTGTTAAATCCCAATCGCAATCCTCAAGCAACAGAAGCCGAATTAGAAAAGGTGTTGAGATCGGCATTTGGCGTCCGTAAAGTTCTCTGGTTAAATCGCGGTTTACTCAACGATCATACCGACGGACATATCGATACGATCGCCCGTTTTGTCGCGCCGGGAACAGTCTTGTGTATGGAACCGCAAACCAGCGACGATCCCAATGCCGAAGTGTTGGCAGAAATTGCCAAAGATTTATCGCAAATGACCGATGCTTGCGGTCGCCAACTCGATATTAAATTAATTCCTTCTCCGGGAAAAATCTGCGATCGCGACGGCCAAATCATGCCCGCCAGTTACCTCAATTTCTACATTGCCAATACCACCGTCGTCGTTCCAACCTATGGCAGCAAATATGACGCACAAGCGGTAGAGGCGATCGGTCAATTCTTCCCCAATCGCCGCACTGTCGGATGTCCGGCTAAAAATATTTTACTCGGTGGCGGTGCCTTTCACTGCATTACCCAACAGCAACCCATCATTAAAGCTTAG
- a CDS encoding metal ABC transporter permease: protein MIISLLDLFNINEFVGVPISSSIGVTHLFDLLQLPFMQRAIAGGVLMGILGGFLGCFVTLRQLSFFSHAVGHSALVGIVLGVLLEINPNWTLLPFTILFGLGALFLMEKTELASDSVFSIAVSGALAVGVILTSFLSGYQGNLMGVLFGDILAIDRGDIILIIILLLASMGFIFATWKTQILLTLNPELAKVQGVAVDIHRYLFVVLLALTVAVSIKAIGILLVNAFLVIPAATAKLLTHHFARFMTISIALGVLSSLLGMLGSGVFNFASGPSIVVVQFVGFLGVLSWHQWRQAKAFRQP from the coding sequence ATGATAATCAGTTTATTGGATCTGTTCAACATTAACGAATTCGTCGGCGTACCGATCTCAAGTTCGATCGGCGTTACCCATTTATTCGACTTGCTGCAACTGCCGTTCATGCAACGGGCGATCGCCGGAGGGGTATTAATGGGGATACTCGGGGGTTTTCTCGGCTGTTTTGTCACGTTGCGACAACTGTCATTTTTCAGTCACGCCGTGGGTCATTCTGCCTTGGTGGGGATTGTGTTAGGGGTTTTATTAGAAATTAATCCCAATTGGACGTTGTTACCGTTTACGATTTTATTTGGATTGGGCGCGCTATTTTTAATGGAAAAAACGGAACTTGCCAGCGATAGTGTGTTTAGTATTGCCGTGTCGGGGGCGTTAGCAGTCGGGGTAATTTTAACCAGCTTTTTAAGCGGATATCAAGGTAATTTGATGGGAGTTTTGTTCGGCGATATTTTGGCGATCGATCGCGGCGATATTATTTTAATAATCATCTTATTGCTGGCGAGTATGGGATTTATTTTTGCAACTTGGAAGACGCAAATTTTACTGACGCTCAATCCAGAGTTAGCCAAGGTTCAAGGGGTAGCGGTAGATATCCATCGGTATTTATTTGTTGTTTTATTGGCGTTAACGGTTGCCGTTTCGATTAAAGCGATCGGGATTTTATTAGTGAATGCGTTTCTCGTAATTCCAGCCGCAACCGCTAAATTATTAACCCATCATTTTGCTCGATTTATGACCATTTCGATCGCCTTGGGCGTCCTCAGTAGTTTGCTGGGAATGCTCGGATCCGGCGTGTTTAATTTTGCTTCCGGTCCGAGCATTGTTGTGGTTCAATTTGTAGGGTTTTTAGGGGTGTTGAGTTGGCACCAGTGGCGCCAAGCTAAAGCGTTCCGTCAGCCGTAG
- the aguB gene encoding N-carbamoylputrescine amidase yields the protein MTDLITVAALQTAFCEDRSTNVSRIDELVKEAAANGAQIILPSELFEGYYFCREERDKYFEWAHPVENHPTIAHFQKLAAELGVVLPISFFEKAGQAYYNSVAIVDADGRLLGVYRKSHIPDGPGYEEKFYFRPGNTGFKVWKTHFGTIGVGICWDQWFPECARSLVLMGADVLLYPTAIGSEPQDPELDTKDPWQRVMIGHAVANVVPVVAANRIGTEAGQTFYGHSFVANPRGDKVAELGASQTGFVCASFDFRAIARTRASYGFFRDRRPELYNVLTTADGTL from the coding sequence ATGACTGACCTGATTACCGTTGCTGCCTTACAAACTGCCTTTTGTGAAGATCGATCGACCAATGTCTCCCGCATCGACGAACTGGTGAAAGAAGCGGCGGCGAACGGCGCTCAAATTATCTTACCCTCCGAACTTTTTGAAGGCTATTACTTCTGTCGAGAAGAACGGGATAAATATTTCGAGTGGGCCCATCCCGTAGAGAATCATCCGACGATCGCCCATTTCCAAAAACTCGCCGCCGAATTGGGGGTAGTTCTCCCTATTTCTTTCTTTGAAAAAGCGGGACAAGCCTATTACAATAGTGTGGCGATCGTCGATGCGGACGGTCGCTTACTCGGGGTTTATCGAAAAAGTCATATTCCCGACGGTCCGGGGTACGAGGAAAAGTTCTATTTTAGACCGGGGAATACGGGATTTAAGGTCTGGAAAACGCACTTTGGTACCATCGGCGTTGGCATTTGTTGGGACCAGTGGTTCCCCGAATGCGCGCGATCGCTGGTTCTCATGGGCGCCGACGTGCTGTTATACCCGACGGCGATCGGTAGCGAACCGCAAGACCCTGAGTTAGATACAAAAGATCCCTGGCAACGTGTGATGATCGGTCATGCCGTCGCCAATGTGGTGCCTGTGGTCGCCGCCAACCGCATCGGAACGGAAGCGGGACAGACCTTTTACGGTCACTCGTTCGTCGCCAACCCCCGGGGGGATAAGGTGGCAGAACTCGGGGCCAGTCAGACGGGATTTGTTTGTGCGAGTTTTGATTTTCGGGCGATCGCTCGCACTCGCGCGTCCTATGGCTTTTTCCGCGATCGCCGTCCGGAACTATACAATGTTCTGACTACGGCTGACGGAACGCTTTAG
- a CDS encoding ArsR/SmtB family transcription factor yields the protein MPANSSLDRASNLTDDADDLDCTPTHPLDLDCIHHLQTSLLDSEKAQRMAEFFSFLGDANRLRIIAALALKELCVHELAAIVQMSESAVSHQLRNLRAIRLVSYRKEGRKVFYRLKDNHVLNLYEAVAEHIDEKD from the coding sequence ATGCCTGCCAATTCTTCTCTCGATCGCGCCAGCAACCTCACCGACGATGCCGACGATCTCGACTGCACTCCCACTCATCCTCTCGATCTCGACTGCATCCACCACCTCCAAACCAGTTTACTCGATTCTGAAAAAGCCCAACGGATGGCCGAATTTTTCAGCTTTTTAGGAGATGCCAACCGCTTGCGAATTATCGCCGCTTTAGCCCTCAAAGAACTGTGCGTTCACGAGTTAGCGGCGATCGTCCAAATGAGCGAATCGGCAGTTTCCCATCAGTTACGCAATTTACGCGCCATCCGTTTAGTCAGTTATCGCAAGGAAGGACGCAAGGTTTTTTATCGGCTGAAAGACAATCATGTTTTAAACCTTTATGAAGCGGTCGCCGAACATATTGATGAAAAAGATTGA
- the dut gene encoding dUTP diphosphatase, with protein sequence MKIRLLYPDSTLPTYAHETDSGMDLIAHEDVLIPPGEWRLIGTGIAIELSPLTEAQIRPRSGLASKHGITVLNSPGTIDEGYQGEIKVILINHSSQPFDVTKGMRIAQMVIAPIVRPPIQVFRGELVETSRGNGGFGSTGV encoded by the coding sequence ATGAAAATTCGCCTACTCTATCCCGATTCTACCCTACCCACCTACGCCCACGAGACCGATTCCGGCATGGATTTGATCGCCCATGAAGACGTCCTTATCCCTCCCGGGGAATGGCGATTAATCGGAACGGGAATTGCGATCGAATTATCCCCTTTAACCGAAGCCCAAATCCGCCCCCGTAGCGGCTTAGCCTCCAAACACGGCATCACCGTTCTCAATAGCCCCGGGACGATTGACGAAGGGTATCAAGGCGAAATTAAAGTCATTCTCATCAACCATTCTTCGCAACCTTTCGACGTCACCAAAGGAATGCGAATCGCTCAAATGGTCATCGCCCCCATCGTTCGTCCCCCCATCCAAGTTTTCCGGGGAGAATTAGTCGAAACCAGCCGAGGAAACGGCGGTTTCGGTTCCACGGGGGTGTAA